One genomic window of Gammaproteobacteria bacterium includes the following:
- a CDS encoding histone deacetylase family protein, whose protein sequence is MFRIRKIYDTTSHANQDAIQQVKLIMRKQFPLSSKDDLSKITKQLLDPVQYRYRSILFVAENAMGKIKGFAMLLHMSDLHIGYLELLSVAPGTSGGGVGGILYERVRQEACNLKLKGLFFECSIDDPAIIDDPKTLKQNQQRLRFYERYNTYPIINNIYASPAQPGDKDLYFLMYDALHENPQPLRRNLLRKVVSAILDRKYGELFNAQHIDMVAKSFVDDPIKLRPPVYIKSRRKENRASHKPAHTSPITLIVNTGHDIHHVADKGYVEAPVRISSILDELNKTQLFRQINAGNFPEKHITQVHDSNYVSYFKRACASLPEGKSIYPIIFPLRNTLRPPKDPELQVGYYCMDTFTPFNHNAYLAARGAVNCALTGATHLLAGIHFSYALVRPPGHHAERRAFGGFCYFNSSAIAAHYLSNYGRVAVLDVDFHHGNGTQDIFYKRSDVLTVSIHGHPDFAYPHFSGFVDEKGEGDGFGFNINYPLPETITADRYHKTLSTALKKIKIFKPEYLVIALGLDTANADPTGTWQLTENDFFENGRLIGATKLPTLIVQEGGYLTRTLGKNARHFFEGLWSGYNE, encoded by the coding sequence ATGTTCCGTATCCGCAAAATTTATGACACGACCTCCCACGCCAATCAGGATGCCATTCAGCAAGTCAAGCTGATCATGCGCAAACAATTTCCGCTCAGCAGTAAAGATGACTTGAGCAAAATTACCAAACAGTTGCTCGATCCTGTTCAATATCGCTATCGATCCATTTTATTCGTCGCAGAAAATGCCATGGGAAAAATCAAAGGCTTTGCCATGTTGCTGCACATGTCGGATTTGCACATCGGCTATCTCGAACTACTGTCTGTGGCTCCTGGAACCAGCGGCGGTGGCGTTGGCGGCATACTGTACGAACGGGTACGGCAGGAAGCCTGCAATCTGAAACTCAAAGGACTGTTTTTCGAATGCAGCATTGATGATCCTGCGATTATTGATGACCCAAAAACACTCAAGCAAAACCAACAACGCCTGCGTTTTTATGAGCGCTACAACACCTACCCCATCATAAACAACATCTACGCATCCCCCGCCCAGCCTGGCGATAAAGATTTATATTTTCTCATGTATGATGCGCTGCACGAAAACCCGCAGCCACTGCGCAGAAACCTGTTGCGCAAAGTCGTCAGCGCCATTTTGGATAGAAAATATGGCGAACTGTTTAATGCGCAACATATCGACATGGTGGCCAAATCATTTGTCGATGACCCAATCAAATTGCGCCCGCCGGTATACATCAAATCCAGACGCAAGGAGAACCGCGCATCTCACAAACCAGCGCACACTTCCCCGATCACGCTCATCGTCAACACCGGTCACGACATTCATCATGTGGCCGACAAGGGCTACGTCGAAGCTCCTGTGCGCATTTCCTCGATTCTGGATGAATTAAACAAAACACAACTATTCCGCCAAATAAACGCCGGAAACTTTCCCGAAAAGCACATCACCCAAGTGCACGACAGCAATTATGTCAGCTATTTCAAGCGAGCCTGCGCCAGCCTGCCAGAAGGCAAGTCTATCTATCCGATTATTTTCCCGTTGCGCAACACACTGCGCCCACCAAAAGATCCTGAATTGCAGGTTGGTTACTACTGCATGGATACATTCACGCCGTTTAACCACAACGCCTATCTGGCGGCACGCGGCGCGGTGAATTGTGCATTGACGGGGGCCACGCATCTGCTCGCCGGCATACACTTTTCCTATGCACTGGTTCGCCCACCGGGTCATCATGCCGAACGACGCGCGTTTGGTGGTTTTTGTTATTTCAATTCATCTGCCATAGCGGCACACTACCTGTCTAATTACGGGCGTGTTGCGGTATTGGATGTCGATTTTCATCACGGCAACGGCACACAGGATATTTTCTATAAACGATCGGATGTGCTAACCGTATCGATTCATGGCCATCCGGATTTTGCCTATCCGCATTTCTCTGGTTTTGTTGACGAAAAAGGTGAAGGTGATGGCTTTGGATTCAACATCAACTACCCACTTCCGGAAACCATTACCGCCGACCGCTATCACAAAACACTGAGCACTGCGCTCAAAAAAATAAAAATATTCAAACCGGAATATCTGGTTATTGCACTGGGTCTGGACACCGCCAACGCCGACCCTACCGGCACCTGGCAACTGACCGAAAACGATTTCTTTGAGAATGGCAGACTCATTGGCGCTACCAAACTTCCTACGCTGATCGTTCAGGAAGGGGGATATCTGACTCGCACTCTTGGCAAAAATGCGCGGCATTTTTTTGAGGGTCTTTGGAGTGGCTACAACGAATAG